The Tenacibaculum jejuense genome includes a window with the following:
- a CDS encoding ArsR/SmtB family transcription factor: MGLTKSEIFSKKQNNIAQIAKVLGHPARIAILEHIAKVETCICGDLVNEIGLAQPTISQHLKELKKIGIIKGSIEGTSICYCLNDVKWEEIKDTLLQFLNTFSNQNNSCC; encoded by the coding sequence ATGGGATTAACGAAATCAGAAATATTTTCAAAAAAGCAAAATAATATTGCTCAAATAGCTAAAGTTTTAGGGCATCCAGCCAGAATTGCTATACTCGAGCATATTGCTAAAGTTGAAACTTGTATTTGCGGAGACCTGGTAAATGAAATCGGACTTGCTCAACCTACGATTTCTCAACATTTGAAAGAGTTGAAAAAGATTGGAATCATAAAGGGAAGCATTGAAGGAACAAGTATCTGTTATTGTTTAAATGATGTAAAATGGGAAGAAATAAAAGATACATTACTACAATTTTTGAATACATTTTCTAATCAAAATAACAGTTGTTGTTAA
- a CDS encoding flavodoxin family protein: MNTTVIIKGSSKKNGNTQKIIDLLNVDSNFDVIDLLDYNIGHFDYDFKNVNDDFLPLLKNITEKYNTIIFATPIYWYTMSGILKVFFDRLSDLLYHQKDLGRKLRGKNMAMVSNSGENDRRQGFEMPFIESAKYLGMNYLGDMHVWFSKDGSKIDNVAGNQLKKFKETL; this comes from the coding sequence ATGAATACAACTGTGATTATTAAAGGAAGCTCTAAGAAAAATGGAAATACACAGAAAATAATCGATCTTTTAAATGTAGATTCGAATTTCGATGTTATTGATCTATTAGATTATAATATCGGTCATTTTGATTACGATTTCAAAAATGTAAATGATGATTTTCTCCCATTGTTAAAAAATATTACAGAGAAATATAATACTATAATTTTTGCTACTCCTATATACTGGTACACAATGAGTGGGATTCTAAAAGTATTCTTTGATCGATTATCAGATCTATTATACCATCAAAAAGATTTAGGTAGAAAATTAAGAGGTAAAAATATGGCTATGGTTAGTAATTCTGGTGAAAATGATAGAAGACAAGGTTTTGAAATGCCTTTTATAGAAAGTGCTAAATATTTAGGAATGAATTACCTTGGAGATATGCATGTTTGGTTTTCAAAAGATGGAAGTAAAATTGATAATGTAGCTGGGAATCAGCTAAAAAAATTTAAAGAGACTTTATAA
- a CDS encoding arsenate-mycothiol transferase ArsC encodes MNKALIKTIENIASLSVDKKRQEVLYPLVDYIKEKRTKNEDININFICTHNSRRSHLGQIWMQTLANYFNIKNIKTYSGGTEATALANPIAETLKNQGFDINIIGENTNPVYAIKYDEVSHPIIGFSKRYDDSFNPSSKFAAIMTCSQADEGCPFIAGTDKRIAITYEDPKISDHTDKQAQTYLERSNQIASEMYFVLSQLN; translated from the coding sequence ATGAATAAAGCATTAATCAAAACTATTGAAAATATCGCTTCTTTATCCGTTGATAAAAAAAGACAAGAAGTGCTATATCCTTTAGTGGATTATATAAAAGAGAAAAGAACTAAAAATGAAGATATAAACATCAATTTTATCTGTACACATAATTCTAGAAGAAGTCATTTAGGTCAGATATGGATGCAGACCCTAGCGAATTATTTTAATATCAAAAATATTAAAACCTATTCTGGTGGTACAGAAGCCACAGCTTTAGCAAATCCAATTGCTGAAACATTGAAGAATCAAGGATTTGATATCAATATTATTGGTGAAAATACAAATCCCGTTTACGCAATTAAATATGATGAAGTTTCTCATCCTATTATTGGTTTTTCTAAACGTTATGATGATTCTTTTAATCCAAGTTCAAAATTTGCTGCAATAATGACTTGTTCTCAAGCTGATGAAGGTTGTCCTTTTATCGCTGGCACAGATAAAAGGATTGCCATCACTTATGAAGATCCAAAAATTTCTGATCATACTGACAAACAAGCTCAAACATATTTAGAAAGAAGTAATCAAATTGCCTCTGAAATGTATTTTGTTTTATCTCAATTAAATTAA
- a CDS encoding DUF1223 domain-containing protein — MEIKLFFMHYRFIFIFLISFFSLNAQEKPVVVLELFTSQGCSSCPPADRLLEEIKNNNDSDRVIPVAYHVDYWDYIGWKDPFASKDYTDKQRDYAEKFLSSSIYTPQLVINGDEHFVGSDKVRIERRIKQILHRGSNSNTIEISDTEINDGKVIFFYKVDGKTKKRNIHFLLAINKRITPVKRGENRNRTLINTNIVVLEKIVALTNKEGKILLSIPDIVKTEDELRLIAITKDREQLVTSGVQVNL; from the coding sequence TTGGAAATTAAATTATTCTTTATGCATTATCGATTCATTTTTATCTTTTTGATTTCTTTTTTTAGTTTAAATGCACAGGAAAAACCTGTAGTTGTTTTAGAATTGTTTACATCACAAGGATGCTCTAGCTGTCCGCCTGCAGATCGACTTCTAGAAGAAATTAAAAACAACAATGATAGTGATAGAGTTATACCTGTAGCTTATCATGTTGATTATTGGGATTATATCGGTTGGAAAGATCCTTTTGCTTCTAAAGATTACACCGACAAACAGCGAGATTATGCTGAGAAATTTTTAAGCAGTTCTATTTACACACCTCAATTAGTTATTAATGGCGATGAACATTTTGTTGGATCTGATAAAGTGAGAATTGAGAGAAGAATTAAACAAATTTTACACAGAGGCTCCAACTCGAATACCATAGAAATATCTGACACAGAAATTAATGATGGAAAAGTAATTTTTTTTTACAAAGTAGACGGAAAAACAAAAAAACGTAACATTCATTTTCTCTTAGCTATAAATAAACGCATTACTCCAGTAAAAAGAGGAGAAAACAGAAATAGAACTTTAATAAATACTAATATTGTTGTACTTGAAAAAATAGTTGCTTTGACTAACAAAGAAGGGAAAATTTTACTTTCCATTCCTGATATAGTAAAAACAGAAGATGAATTAAGGTTGATTGCAATAACTAAAGACAGAGAACAATTAGTGACTTCTGGAGTTCAAGTAAATCTTTAA
- a CDS encoding NAD(P)/FAD-dependent oxidoreductase, which translates to MNIPQTSFPRVVIIGGGFAGLAVARGLEAKELQVVLLDKHNYHTFQPLLYQVATGGLEPDSIAFPLRKRFNDIENFYFRLAEVTGIDAEKNEVKTSIGSLNYDYLVIATGSTTNFFGNKNIEKYTMEMKSIPQSLNIRSLILENFEEALLTSDLEERKKLMNFVIVGGGPTGVELAGALAEMKKEILPKDYPDLDIRLMKINLIQGADCLLKGMSPQASEKAEDFLIKLGVDVWKSLRVQNYDGNIITTNGEDHFKASTVIWAAGVKGASIDGLHAECVVERAARYKVDQFNRVTSHENIFAIGDVACMNTEAFPYGHPMMAQPAIQQGNLLAKNILALQKGKQIKPFVYNDKGSMATIGRNKAVVDLPKWKFQGVFAWFVWMVVHLFSLIGFRNKAVVFLNWMYNYIRFDRETRLIIRPYKQKNKYSFESDK; encoded by the coding sequence ATGAATATACCTCAAACTAGCTTTCCACGAGTAGTTATTATTGGTGGAGGTTTTGCCGGATTAGCCGTTGCAAGAGGTTTAGAAGCTAAAGAATTACAAGTAGTTCTTTTAGATAAACATAACTACCATACATTTCAACCTTTATTATATCAAGTTGCTACTGGAGGTTTAGAGCCAGATAGTATTGCTTTTCCTTTAAGAAAAAGGTTTAATGATATCGAGAATTTTTATTTTCGATTGGCTGAAGTTACAGGTATAGACGCAGAAAAGAATGAAGTAAAAACATCAATCGGTAGTTTAAACTACGATTATTTAGTAATTGCTACTGGTTCTACCACCAATTTCTTTGGGAATAAGAACATTGAAAAGTATACCATGGAAATGAAGTCGATTCCTCAATCTTTAAATATTAGAAGTTTAATTCTAGAGAATTTTGAAGAAGCTTTATTGACTTCTGATTTAGAAGAACGAAAAAAGTTAATGAATTTTGTGATTGTTGGTGGCGGACCTACTGGTGTTGAATTAGCAGGAGCATTAGCGGAAATGAAAAAGGAGATTTTACCAAAGGATTATCCTGATTTAGATATTCGTTTAATGAAGATAAACTTAATTCAAGGTGCAGATTGCCTTTTGAAAGGTATGAGTCCGCAAGCTTCAGAAAAAGCAGAAGATTTTTTAATTAAGTTGGGTGTTGATGTATGGAAAAGTCTCCGCGTACAAAATTATGATGGTAATATCATAACTACGAATGGTGAAGATCATTTTAAGGCAAGTACAGTAATTTGGGCTGCTGGAGTAAAAGGAGCTTCTATTGATGGTTTGCATGCAGAGTGTGTTGTAGAAAGAGCCGCAAGGTATAAAGTAGATCAGTTTAATAGAGTTACTTCTCACGAGAATATTTTTGCAATAGGAGATGTAGCGTGTATGAATACTGAAGCTTTTCCTTACGGTCATCCAATGATGGCGCAACCAGCTATTCAACAAGGAAATTTGCTTGCAAAAAATATTTTAGCATTACAGAAAGGAAAGCAAATAAAGCCTTTTGTGTATAATGATAAAGGTTCTATGGCAACTATTGGAAGAAATAAAGCCGTGGTAGATTTACCAAAATGGAAATTTCAGGGAGTTTTTGCTTGGTTTGTTTGGATGGTTGTTCACCTATTTTCATTAATTGGATTTAGAAACAAGGCTGTAGTATTTTTAAATTGGATGTATAATTACATACGTTTTGATCGAGAAACTAGGTTAATTATTCGTCCGTACAAACAAAAAAATAAATATTCTTTTGAAAGTGATAAATAA
- a CDS encoding DUF6428 family protein, giving the protein MKLTEIKKHLKELNTIAFQLPDGNLVPEHFHVTEVGKVTKHFIDCGGVLRKEEKINFQLWNANDYNHRLHPEKLINIIELSEKTLNLKDVEIEVEYQGTTIGKYDLDFDGKNFLLVNTATACLAEDQCGIPPKQKPKLKLSEIQSQGFSCDPNSGCC; this is encoded by the coding sequence ATGAAACTTACCGAAATAAAAAAACACTTAAAAGAATTAAACACTATAGCTTTTCAATTACCAGATGGTAATTTAGTTCCTGAACATTTTCATGTAACAGAAGTTGGAAAAGTTACTAAGCATTTTATAGATTGTGGAGGAGTGCTTCGTAAAGAAGAAAAAATAAATTTTCAATTATGGAATGCTAATGATTATAACCATAGGTTACATCCAGAAAAATTAATCAACATTATAGAACTATCAGAAAAGACTTTAAACCTTAAAGATGTAGAAATTGAGGTTGAATATCAAGGAACAACTATTGGTAAATATGATTTAGATTTCGATGGAAAAAATTTCTTGTTGGTTAATACAGCCACAGCATGTTTAGCTGAGGATCAATGCGGAATTCCACCGAAACAAAAACCTAAATTAAAACTATCAGAAATTCAAAGTCAAGGATTTAGTTGTGATCCAAATTCTGGTTGCTGCTAA